In a single window of the Bacillus marinisedimentorum genome:
- a CDS encoding DUF84 family protein, with protein MKIAIGSTNPVKAEAVREVFGHEANKFIELHAVSGVSAQPFGDEETAQGAINRAKACLEKSDADLAIGLEGGVTDTKHGMFVCNWGAISDRSGKILIASGARFLLPEEVSEKVKEGRELGEVMDWFTKRKNIRKKEGAIGIFTNGLVTRQEMYHHLVKLLAGQYEYHAKPLAGK; from the coding sequence ATGAAGATTGCAATCGGTTCAACCAATCCTGTTAAGGCGGAAGCTGTAAGAGAAGTATTTGGCCATGAAGCAAATAAGTTCATTGAGCTCCATGCAGTTTCCGGTGTCTCGGCTCAGCCTTTTGGAGATGAAGAAACTGCACAGGGGGCAATCAATCGGGCAAAGGCTTGCCTGGAAAAAAGTGACGCAGACCTGGCAATCGGTCTTGAGGGCGGGGTTACGGATACAAAACACGGGATGTTTGTCTGCAACTGGGGAGCCATTTCCGACCGCAGTGGAAAAATACTCATAGCCAGCGGCGCACGGTTTTTGCTGCCCGAAGAAGTGTCAGAGAAGGTGAAAGAGGGTAGAGAACTGGGAGAAGTGATGGACTGGTTTACGAAGAGGAAAAATATACGGAAAAAAGAAGGGGCCATCGGAATATTTACCAACGGACTGGTCACCCGGCAGGAAATGTATCATCATCTGGTGAAATTGTTAGCAGGGCAATATGAGTACCATGCTAAGCCTCTTGCCGGAAAATGA
- a CDS encoding methyl-accepting chemotaxis protein: MKNVLDASSELSASSENLTVVSRETNASALEVNEAIHQVAKGAQDQAEQIETSNQLLHSVSRAISETSESASAINADALSAEREGSEGLRVMAELDRVSQDFVKLAASLTDQVKLAADQSQQIHHIVHTIEEIAESTNLLALNAAIESARAGESGRGFAVVAKEVRKLAERSKGEARSIKGLIEQMSAKMEQLAGEAEAIDHLQETQLHSVDRTKAAFEAIVENVSHIGTAAGSVHKAFQHVEESNRELASKLTDVSAISEESAATAEQVSASSESQMHGIEQVSNAASQLDEIARLLKEQVSQFEIGEDEYAEAGRPDELEQERNDDSEKVQAESSLDSVEPSALDESAEREAAASAEDREIETADDLIEEKIKEKQLKSHKENSPIDEPSGEDRGIR; encoded by the coding sequence ATGAAAAACGTCCTGGATGCCTCTTCTGAATTATCGGCTTCATCCGAAAACCTGACGGTTGTTTCCCGGGAAACGAATGCAAGCGCCCTGGAAGTGAATGAAGCGATTCACCAGGTAGCAAAAGGTGCACAGGATCAAGCTGAACAAATCGAAACGAGCAATCAATTATTGCACTCCGTTTCCAGGGCAATAAGTGAAACGAGTGAATCCGCTTCGGCAATCAACGCAGATGCATTGTCTGCCGAAAGAGAGGGGTCCGAAGGTCTGCGGGTCATGGCTGAACTTGACCGTGTGTCACAGGATTTCGTTAAGCTCGCGGCCAGCCTGACCGACCAGGTAAAGCTTGCTGCCGATCAATCGCAGCAAATCCATCATATTGTACACACTATCGAAGAAATTGCAGAGAGCACAAACCTGCTTGCATTAAATGCAGCTATTGAATCGGCACGAGCGGGCGAATCCGGACGAGGCTTCGCTGTCGTTGCCAAAGAGGTAAGAAAACTGGCGGAAAGATCCAAAGGGGAGGCCCGTTCAATAAAAGGGCTGATTGAACAAATGTCAGCAAAAATGGAACAGCTTGCCGGCGAAGCAGAAGCCATTGATCACCTCCAGGAAACACAGCTTCATTCCGTCGACAGGACGAAAGCTGCGTTCGAAGCGATTGTAGAAAATGTTTCCCATATCGGTACAGCGGCCGGATCGGTGCACAAAGCTTTTCAACATGTCGAGGAATCTAATCGTGAACTTGCTTCCAAACTTACAGATGTAAGTGCAATATCAGAAGAATCAGCCGCCACAGCGGAACAAGTCAGTGCGTCAAGTGAAAGCCAGATGCATGGAATCGAACAGGTGAGCAATGCCGCCAGTCAACTTGATGAAATAGCCAGACTGCTAAAAGAACAGGTTTCCCAGTTCGAGATCGGGGAGGATGAATACGCAGAAGCAGGCAGGCCGGATGAACTTGAGCAGGAAAGAAATGATGATTCAGAAAAAGTACAAGCAGAAAGCAGCTTGGACAGCGTTGAACCATCAGCATTGGATGAGTCAGCAGAACGAGAAGCGGCAGCCTCTGCAGAAGACCGGGAGATTGAGACAGCTGACGATTTAATTGAGGAAAAGATCAAAGAGAAACAGCTGAAAAGCCATAAAGAAAACTCGCCGATTGACGAACCTTCAGGCGAAGACAGAGGCATACGGTAA
- a CDS encoding thioredoxin family protein: MEELKTIEAYQEAVKSGDAILMFSADWCPDCRFIEPFLPELENEYPDYRFYYVDRDEMIDLCADLGIFGIPSFVAYRDGEEAGRFVNKDRKTKEQVQEFIESLT; this comes from the coding sequence ATGGAAGAACTAAAAACGATAGAAGCATATCAAGAGGCTGTAAAATCAGGTGATGCGATTTTGATGTTCTCGGCAGACTGGTGCCCGGATTGCCGATTCATCGAACCGTTTTTGCCTGAATTGGAAAATGAATACCCGGATTACCGATTTTACTATGTTGACCGCGATGAAATGATCGATTTGTGCGCTGATCTCGGCATTTTCGGCATTCCAAGTTTTGTCGCATACCGGGACGGGGAAGAAGCCGGACGGTTCGTGAACAAAGACAGAAAAACAAAAGAACAGGTGCAGGAATTCATTGAATCTCTCACATAG
- a CDS encoding PepSY domain-containing protein has product MNVKNFLIGAGIGAAAAVLLMQARDDQYISAERALKDVKDLFKEKGPIDGSWIHMVPEETEKFGLPYTVYRGGVSRSSEGSTEQYEFMIDAKTGSILEVEKSG; this is encoded by the coding sequence ATGAATGTGAAAAACTTTTTGATTGGTGCAGGCATCGGTGCTGCTGCGGCTGTATTACTCATGCAGGCCCGTGACGACCAATATATTTCCGCCGAAAGAGCACTGAAGGATGTAAAAGATCTGTTTAAAGAGAAAGGGCCCATTGACGGATCGTGGATACATATGGTACCGGAGGAAACTGAAAAATTCGGTTTACCCTATACCGTCTATCGGGGAGGCGTTTCCCGTTCTTCTGAAGGAAGCACAGAGCAATATGAGTTTATGATCGATGCAAAAACCGGATCGATTCTGGAAGTCGAAAAATCCGGGTGA
- a CDS encoding universal stress protein, producing MTKILVTSDGSENSVRAAEFIVKHYGGKQDSDAPAVVILNVQPPLHSSHARMFISKEDLGNYYYDEGMKDVSKLVPIFEKAGIVADSTVETGDPAEKIVETAEDINADIIIMGTRGMGSVKNMVMGSTSTKVLHLSNIPVTLVK from the coding sequence ATGACAAAAATACTCGTAACATCTGATGGTTCTGAAAACTCAGTACGCGCGGCCGAATTTATCGTCAAGCATTACGGAGGTAAGCAGGACAGTGATGCCCCGGCGGTTGTCATCCTAAACGTTCAGCCGCCCCTGCATTCATCACATGCCCGTATGTTTATCAGCAAAGAGGACCTGGGCAACTATTACTATGATGAAGGTATGAAAGACGTTTCAAAACTGGTGCCGATCTTTGAAAAAGCCGGGATAGTGGCTGATTCGACAGTAGAAACAGGTGATCCGGCTGAGAAAATCGTGGAAACCGCAGAAGACATCAATGCGGACATCATCATTATGGGCACGCGCGGTATGGGCAGTGTGAAAAACATGGTGATGGGTTCCACAAGCACGAAGGTCCTTCACCTTTCCAATATTCCGGTCACCCTTGTAAAATAA
- a CDS encoding TAXI family TRAP transporter solute-binding subunit — MKKWLIMLVTVLTMSMFLAACGDSGNGGNAGEGGEGGSEEDFKTDIQLGTGSTGGTYFPLGQEMATVMKKNVDVEGFNVSAVSTGASVENLAKIGRGELQLGMTVHIPALNAANGEGEFEGSKIENFGFMGHIYPEVMQVVTLNSTGVGTIADLKGKKVAIGPPGSGTQAAAKQILEAYGLSDGDYEAFEEGFGDAKKKLQDGQLDATFGFLGLPAASVDELYAATKDVKYLEIEGDALNSLLENTDYQEFTIEADTFEWLEEPVATVTAYAILVGSTNQISEELGYQITKAMIENSGDISHEQGAHITEENALKGSEGLPMHPGAEKYYKEIGLLD, encoded by the coding sequence TTGAAGAAATGGCTAATTATGCTTGTGACTGTCCTCACAATGTCCATGTTTCTGGCTGCCTGCGGTGATTCCGGCAATGGAGGCAATGCAGGTGAAGGCGGAGAAGGAGGGTCCGAAGAAGACTTTAAAACGGATATCCAGCTTGGTACAGGCAGTACAGGCGGAACTTATTTCCCGCTAGGACAGGAAATGGCGACAGTGATGAAGAAAAATGTAGATGTTGAAGGCTTCAATGTAAGTGCTGTATCAACCGGTGCTTCTGTGGAAAACCTTGCAAAAATTGGACGAGGCGAACTCCAGCTTGGTATGACTGTCCATATTCCTGCATTGAACGCTGCCAACGGTGAAGGGGAGTTTGAAGGCTCAAAAATTGAAAACTTCGGCTTTATGGGGCATATCTACCCTGAAGTCATGCAAGTTGTCACCCTTAATTCAACTGGCGTTGGAACAATCGCTGACTTGAAAGGAAAGAAAGTCGCCATCGGTCCTCCGGGAAGCGGAACACAGGCTGCGGCCAAGCAAATCCTGGAAGCTTACGGTTTGAGTGATGGAGACTACGAAGCGTTTGAAGAAGGTTTTGGCGATGCCAAGAAGAAACTCCAGGATGGCCAGCTTGATGCCACGTTCGGTTTCCTTGGACTTCCGGCTGCCAGTGTCGATGAACTGTATGCGGCAACAAAAGATGTCAAATACCTTGAAATTGAAGGGGACGCACTTAATTCGCTGCTAGAAAACACGGACTACCAGGAATTCACCATTGAAGCTGATACGTTTGAATGGCTGGAAGAGCCCGTGGCAACCGTGACAGCATACGCGATCCTGGTCGGCTCCACCAATCAGATCAGTGAAGAGCTTGGCTACCAAATCACGAAAGCCATGATCGAAAACTCCGGTGACATTTCCCATGAACAGGGCGCGCATATCACCGAAGAAAATGCTCTCAAAGGCTCTGAAGGCCTTCCAATGCACCCGGGTGCGGAAAAATATTATAAAGAAATCGGCCTGCTTGACTAA
- a CDS encoding YtoQ family protein, translating into MELTVYLAGQIHDDWRQQFKEKAKEKGLPLQFVGPMENHDRSDDIGEDILGKQPNNIYKDDKASDFNNLRTHVLMQKADVVVALFGEKYKQWNTAMDASTAITLNKPLILIRSESLHHPLKELSNKASVTVETPDQAIQGLAYIFETE; encoded by the coding sequence GTGGAACTGACCGTATATCTCGCCGGCCAAATCCATGACGACTGGAGACAGCAATTCAAAGAAAAAGCTAAGGAAAAAGGACTGCCGCTTCAATTTGTCGGCCCGATGGAAAACCACGACAGATCGGATGACATTGGGGAAGATATTCTCGGGAAGCAGCCCAACAACATTTATAAAGATGACAAAGCATCTGACTTCAATAATTTGCGAACCCATGTACTCATGCAAAAGGCGGATGTCGTTGTAGCCTTGTTCGGTGAAAAATATAAGCAATGGAACACGGCCATGGATGCCAGCACTGCAATCACTTTGAATAAGCCGCTTATTCTCATCCGTTCAGAATCACTTCATCATCCTTTGAAAGAGCTTTCAAACAAAGCGTCCGTAACTGTTGAAACCCCGGATCAGGCCATTCAGGGACTGGCGTATATATTTGAGACAGAGTAA
- a CDS encoding M42 family metallopeptidase: MNETTLNMFKTLTEIPGAPGFEHEVRKYVKAELEKVSDEIIQDNLGGVFGVKKSGENGPRILVAGHMDEVGFMVTGITDNGMIRFQTLGGWWSQVLLAQRVQVITDNGPVTGVIGSIPPHLLDEEKRKKPMEIKNMLIDIGADDREDARKIGIKPGQQITPICPFTPMANNKKILAKAWDNRYGVGLAIELLKELKGESLPNMLFSGATVQEEVGLRGAQTAANMINPDIFYALDASPANDMTGDKKEFGQLGKGALLRIFDRSMVTHKGMREFILDTAESNDIPYQYFISQGGTDAGRVHLSNNGVPSAVVGICSRYIHTAASMIHVDDYAAAKELLLKLVRASDQSTVDSIRQNG; encoded by the coding sequence ATGAATGAAACGACGTTAAACATGTTCAAAACATTGACAGAGATTCCGGGTGCCCCCGGGTTTGAACATGAAGTTCGAAAGTATGTGAAAGCAGAGCTTGAAAAGGTGTCAGACGAAATCATACAGGATAATCTCGGCGGTGTGTTCGGCGTGAAAAAGAGCGGGGAAAACGGCCCGCGCATTTTGGTTGCCGGCCACATGGATGAAGTCGGTTTCATGGTGACAGGAATCACCGACAATGGCATGATCCGCTTCCAGACGCTTGGCGGCTGGTGGAGCCAGGTTCTCCTTGCCCAGCGGGTTCAGGTCATAACAGACAACGGGCCTGTCACAGGTGTCATCGGCTCTATCCCTCCACATTTGCTTGATGAGGAGAAACGGAAAAAACCGATGGAAATAAAAAATATGTTAATCGATATCGGGGCGGATGACCGTGAGGACGCCCGCAAAATAGGGATTAAACCAGGCCAGCAGATCACCCCGATTTGCCCGTTCACCCCGATGGCAAACAATAAAAAGATTTTGGCTAAAGCATGGGATAACCGGTATGGTGTCGGGCTTGCAATTGAGTTGCTGAAAGAATTGAAAGGTGAAAGCCTGCCGAATATGCTATTCTCCGGTGCCACTGTCCAGGAAGAAGTTGGCCTTCGCGGGGCGCAGACAGCTGCCAATATGATCAACCCGGATATCTTTTATGCACTTGATGCTTCCCCTGCCAATGATATGACAGGAGACAAGAAGGAGTTTGGGCAGCTTGGCAAGGGCGCCCTGCTTCGAATTTTCGACCGTTCGATGGTTACTCATAAAGGGATGCGTGAGTTCATACTCGATACAGCGGAGAGCAATGATATTCCATATCAGTATTTTATTTCACAGGGCGGCACTGACGCTGGACGAGTCCATCTTTCAAATAACGGTGTGCCGTCAGCAGTTGTGGGAATCTGCTCGCGTTACATCCATACTGCTGCTTCCATGATCCATGTCGATGATTATGCTGCGGCAAAGGAGCTGCTGCTTAAACTGGTTAGAGCGTCTGATCAATCTACAGTCGATTCCATTCGCCAGAACGGATGA
- the ytpR gene encoding YtpR family tRNA-binding protein → MNVFYNTKGIGDVLLVTVKDGDRTTLDYEKKGDAVRIFDKTSGETTGYNLFNASAFLSLEGDGMVELNQDLAEKINEMIKKNGFAETLDIDLSPKFVVGHVIEKAKHPNADKLSICKVDVGEDVLQIVCGAPNVDDGQKVVVAKPGAVMPSGMIIKDADLRGIASSGMICSAKELDLPDAPAEKGILILEESRKPGEPFFQS, encoded by the coding sequence ATGAATGTGTTTTACAATACAAAAGGCATTGGTGATGTCCTGCTTGTCACAGTGAAAGACGGTGACCGCACTACCCTCGATTATGAAAAGAAGGGCGATGCAGTCCGTATTTTTGACAAAACATCAGGTGAAACAACCGGGTATAATCTATTTAACGCATCCGCCTTTTTGTCTCTCGAAGGAGACGGGATGGTGGAATTGAATCAAGATCTTGCTGAAAAAATCAATGAAATGATTAAAAAGAATGGATTTGCAGAGACGCTCGATATTGACCTGTCCCCCAAGTTCGTAGTCGGGCATGTCATTGAAAAAGCAAAGCATCCGAATGCCGACAAACTGAGCATTTGTAAAGTCGATGTAGGAGAAGACGTCCTTCAAATCGTATGCGGTGCTCCGAATGTCGATGATGGCCAAAAGGTCGTAGTTGCAAAACCGGGGGCGGTTATGCCAAGCGGTATGATCATCAAAGATGCAGACCTGAGGGGCATTGCTTCTTCAGGCATGATTTGTTCCGCGAAAGAACTGGACCTTCCGGATGCACCGGCTGAAAAGGGGATCCTCATCCTTGAGGAAAGCCGCAAGCCTGGCGAACCGTTTTTTCAGTCTTGA
- a CDS encoding DNA translocase FtsK, whose protein sequence is MDWIKRLIRQFTEEDGSVPPTDSKKEMPPQQTRIHREVEARVSYQYPQGNFRFPLIPDEDGRQENESGRKRDRREQEKPVKNRRIRQKQEQQDNPAVYQEQPGTYRDIRRSKPVNKQAGQSAERADRPSESKRPFQRTEVPSPIYGFGKAPDGMYRSHFIDINKPYISPLDDVKKLKEMARETMMSDGYGDMARPPSISSFLNALSPIEQDAEREEETGYRNDDYEAEMENNWPVMEPEADEESVNENHERNTGREIMLESDQSQTRSEHDVHSEEIVYESYGEAQETVLEHHEPAVGAGHEVYREEAVSGMDDHAAEQGTGPGYNESFMEAAPVDSPEKPSPEKTMIHMDNEAESIPDGRNDSLKQEQTDGFNEAENADFQETPEITESDRASTDKTTPDAVNMQEEFAGRQQNTRDDKPVPKQHRERVDEKLNRPQGTRENETANVPYNVVMLKRDKDKAARKMPGKGSYQYPSLQLLDVPPKSPGDDEDWLKEQRELLDATLANFNVRAHVVGVTKGPAVTRFEVQPEPGVKVNKVTNLTDDIKLSLAAADIRIEAPIPGKNTIGIEVPNLKSAPVFLREILRSPAFMQSNSPLTVALGLDIAGQPVVTDLNKMPHGLIAGATGSGKSVCINSMLVSLLYKAAPHELKLLLIDPKMVELAPYNNLPHLVSPVITDVKAATAALKWSVEEMERRYELFAHAGVRDITRYNNKAREFGQKDQLLPYLVIVIDELADLMMVSPQDVEDAVCRIAQKARACGIHLVLATQRPSVDVITGLIKANIPTRAAFAVSSQVDSRTIIDGGGAEKLLGKGDMLFLENGSSKPVRIQGNFVSDDEIDRVADFVRAQQKPSYMFEPEDLVQRSQPDQLEDELFEEACLFAAQQGGASSSALQRRFRIGFNRAARLIDLMEAQGIVSEQKGSKPRDILVSKEKIEEIFTAESPLS, encoded by the coding sequence TTGGATTGGATTAAACGATTGATCAGACAGTTTACTGAAGAAGACGGCAGTGTTCCCCCGACGGACAGCAAAAAAGAAATGCCGCCTCAGCAAACCCGAATACATAGAGAGGTGGAAGCGCGTGTTTCCTACCAGTATCCGCAGGGGAATTTTCGTTTTCCGCTCATCCCTGATGAAGATGGGCGGCAAGAAAATGAAAGTGGCCGAAAAAGGGACCGGCGTGAACAAGAAAAACCGGTGAAAAATAGGCGGATCCGGCAAAAACAAGAGCAGCAAGATAATCCAGCCGTCTATCAGGAGCAACCAGGAACTTACCGGGATATCCGCAGATCGAAACCTGTCAACAAACAGGCTGGTCAATCCGCTGAACGAGCTGATCGGCCTTCTGAAAGTAAGCGGCCCTTTCAACGGACTGAAGTCCCGTCACCCATTTATGGATTCGGCAAAGCTCCTGACGGCATGTACCGATCCCATTTCATCGACATTAACAAGCCTTATATTTCACCGCTGGATGATGTCAAAAAATTGAAAGAAATGGCCCGGGAAACGATGATGTCTGACGGGTATGGCGATATGGCCCGGCCGCCTTCCATTTCTTCATTTTTGAACGCCCTCTCCCCAATTGAGCAAGACGCTGAAAGGGAAGAGGAAACAGGATATCGAAATGATGATTATGAAGCTGAAATGGAGAATAATTGGCCTGTTATGGAACCAGAGGCAGATGAGGAGTCCGTCAATGAAAATCATGAACGTAACACTGGCCGGGAGATCATGCTGGAAAGTGACCAGTCACAAACCAGGTCTGAACACGATGTGCACAGCGAAGAGATAGTGTATGAAAGTTATGGTGAAGCACAGGAAACGGTCCTGGAGCATCATGAGCCTGCCGTTGGAGCCGGTCATGAAGTGTACAGGGAAGAGGCCGTTTCTGGAATGGACGACCATGCAGCGGAACAGGGGACCGGTCCAGGATATAATGAATCCTTTATGGAGGCTGCACCTGTGGATTCCCCTGAAAAGCCTTCCCCGGAAAAGACGATGATTCACATGGATAATGAAGCAGAATCAATTCCTGACGGGAGAAATGACAGCTTGAAGCAGGAACAAACGGACGGATTCAATGAAGCGGAGAATGCCGATTTTCAAGAAACGCCGGAAATAACTGAAAGTGACAGGGCATCAACGGATAAAACCACTCCGGATGCGGTGAACATGCAAGAGGAGTTTGCTGGGCGGCAGCAAAACACACGCGATGATAAACCTGTGCCGAAACAGCATCGGGAACGAGTGGATGAGAAGCTGAACCGTCCGCAAGGAACCCGTGAAAATGAAACGGCTAACGTGCCGTACAATGTTGTCATGTTGAAGCGTGACAAAGACAAGGCTGCAAGAAAGATGCCCGGGAAAGGATCTTATCAGTACCCGTCCTTGCAGCTTCTCGATGTGCCTCCCAAGTCACCAGGCGATGATGAAGACTGGCTGAAAGAACAGCGTGAACTTCTTGATGCCACCCTGGCAAACTTCAATGTCCGCGCTCATGTGGTGGGAGTGACGAAAGGGCCTGCAGTCACAAGGTTTGAAGTCCAGCCGGAGCCCGGTGTGAAGGTGAATAAAGTCACCAATCTGACTGACGATATAAAACTCAGCCTTGCAGCTGCAGATATCCGCATAGAAGCACCCATTCCCGGTAAAAACACGATTGGCATCGAGGTGCCGAACTTGAAGAGTGCTCCTGTTTTCCTTCGTGAGATACTAAGAAGCCCCGCATTCATGCAAAGCAATTCGCCGCTGACGGTTGCGCTTGGGCTTGACATTGCGGGACAGCCGGTTGTCACGGATTTAAATAAAATGCCGCATGGCTTGATCGCCGGCGCCACCGGATCCGGAAAAAGTGTCTGTATCAATTCCATGCTGGTCAGCCTGCTTTATAAAGCTGCTCCTCATGAATTAAAGCTGCTGTTGATTGATCCGAAAATGGTTGAGCTGGCGCCTTATAATAATCTGCCGCATCTGGTCAGCCCTGTTATTACTGATGTGAAGGCTGCTACCGCCGCACTTAAATGGTCGGTTGAAGAAATGGAGCGCAGATATGAGTTATTTGCTCATGCAGGTGTCCGAGACATTACGAGATATAACAATAAAGCCAGGGAATTCGGGCAAAAAGACCAGCTCCTTCCTTATCTGGTCATTGTCATTGATGAACTTGCAGACTTAATGATGGTTTCACCTCAGGATGTCGAGGATGCTGTTTGCCGAATTGCCCAGAAGGCGCGAGCGTGCGGGATTCATCTTGTCCTTGCGACCCAGCGGCCGTCTGTCGATGTCATTACCGGCTTGATTAAAGCCAACATTCCGACAAGGGCTGCATTCGCCGTTTCCTCACAGGTTGATTCCAGGACGATCATCGACGGCGGAGGAGCAGAGAAGCTTCTTGGAAAAGGTGATATGCTCTTCCTGGAAAATGGATCATCCAAGCCTGTACGCATACAGGGTAATTTTGTTTCAGATGATGAAATTGACAGAGTTGCAGATTTTGTCAGGGCGCAGCAGAAGCCCTCTTATATGTTTGAACCGGAGGATCTTGTCCAGCGGTCCCAACCCGATCAGTTAGAAGATGAACTTTTTGAAGAAGCATGCCTGTTTGCTGCACAACAGGGCGGTGCTTCATCGTCTGCCCTGCAGCGGAGATTCCGAATTGGTTTCAACCGGGCTGCACGCCTGATTGATCTAATGGAGGCACAAGGTATTGTTTCAGAACAAAAAGGCAGCAAGCCGCGTGATATCCTCGTATCCAAAGAGAAAATCGAAGAAATATTCACAGCAGAAAGCCCGCTATCATAA
- a CDS encoding DUF1444 domain-containing protein, translating to MTSLKMKRLLEDRLKNPDWQTSYNRDNDELRIEHKRTNQGINLKLGGIVAKYEERKEAAVDDVVYHVEEALKVMAEQQHLEGKEQNIFPVIRSASFPVESKDGKKLLFDDHTAETRIYYALDLGKSYRLLDMDFIKKEGWSADRVREVARFNVRSLSVDMKQDQVAGNTFYFLNANDGYDASRILNEALLEKMAASVKGTMAISVPHQDVLIISDIQNDTGYDILAQMTMKFFADGRVPVTALSFLYENKELEPIFILAQNKKKESTEKE from the coding sequence ATGACCAGCCTCAAAATGAAAAGGCTGCTTGAAGACAGGCTTAAGAACCCTGACTGGCAGACCTCTTATAACCGGGACAATGATGAACTCCGCATTGAACATAAACGGACAAATCAAGGAATTAATTTAAAACTCGGAGGGATTGTCGCGAAATATGAGGAAAGAAAAGAAGCAGCTGTTGACGATGTTGTCTATCATGTCGAAGAGGCGCTGAAAGTGATGGCTGAACAGCAGCATCTCGAAGGAAAGGAACAGAACATATTCCCTGTCATCCGCTCGGCTTCGTTCCCGGTCGAATCGAAAGACGGGAAAAAGCTGCTGTTTGATGACCATACTGCGGAAACACGGATTTATTATGCTCTTGATCTTGGAAAATCGTATCGTCTGCTTGATATGGATTTCATAAAGAAGGAAGGCTGGAGCGCCGATCGTGTGCGTGAAGTGGCGCGTTTCAATGTCCGATCCCTTTCTGTGGACATGAAACAGGATCAGGTGGCAGGCAATACGTTTTACTTTTTGAATGCGAACGACGGCTATGATGCGAGCAGGATATTAAATGAAGCTCTCCTTGAAAAAATGGCTGCGTCGGTGAAAGGGACGATGGCGATTTCGGTTCCCCATCAGGATGTGCTGATCATTTCAGATATCCAGAATGATACCGGCTACGATATTTTGGCGCAGATGACAATGAAATTTTTTGCGGATGGAAGGGTGCCTGTCACCGCCCTTTCTTTCCTGTATGAGAATAAGGAACTAGAGCCTATTTTCATATTGGCCCAGAATAAAAAAAAGGAAAGTACAGAAAAGGAGTAA
- a CDS encoding PTS transporter subunit IIC, whose protein sequence is MREFLAKKGVTLSPKVYFVTALSYMALGLFSSLIIGLIIKTIGEQVPQLGFLVEIGTLAMGLMGAAIGGAIAYGLQAPPLVIFAAIITGSAGGQLGGPAGSYAAALISAEIGKLVSKETRLDIIVTPLVTLLTGYAVAALVGPYIQGFTEWFGEVIMWSTDQRPFIMGILVAVLMGWALTAPISSLAIALMLDLHGLAAGAATIGCAAQMIGFATSSYRENGIGGWLAQGIGTSMLQVANIVKNPYILIPPTVAGAVLAPFATVWLELINNAAGAGMGTSGLVGQIMTFSVMGFSWDIFLAVILLHFVGPAVISLILSEWMRKKGWIKFGDMKIDY, encoded by the coding sequence ATGAGGGAATTTTTAGCTAAAAAAGGAGTCACACTTTCGCCGAAAGTTTATTTTGTTACGGCATTAAGCTATATGGCACTGGGACTTTTTTCATCATTAATTATCGGACTGATCATTAAAACAATCGGGGAGCAGGTCCCTCAGCTCGGGTTCCTTGTAGAAATCGGGACGCTCGCCATGGGCTTGATGGGAGCGGCAATTGGCGGTGCGATCGCATACGGACTTCAGGCACCTCCGCTTGTTATTTTTGCTGCCATTATTACCGGTTCTGCAGGCGGACAGCTTGGCGGGCCGGCAGGAAGTTATGCAGCGGCGCTGATTTCAGCAGAAATCGGAAAACTTGTAAGCAAGGAAACGAGACTTGATATCATCGTCACACCGCTCGTAACGTTATTGACCGGATATGCTGTTGCGGCACTTGTCGGACCATATATTCAAGGCTTCACTGAGTGGTTTGGTGAGGTGATCATGTGGTCGACAGACCAGCGGCCATTCATTATGGGGATTTTGGTTGCGGTGTTAATGGGATGGGCTCTGACAGCCCCGATTTCAAGCCTTGCGATCGCCTTGATGCTTGACTTGCATGGCCTGGCAGCGGGAGCGGCAACAATTGGATGCGCAGCGCAAATGATCGGTTTCGCGACAAGCAGCTACCGTGAGAACGGCATTGGCGGCTGGCTGGCCCAGGGGATCGGCACATCCATGCTCCAGGTGGCGAATATCGTTAAAAATCCGTACATCCTCATTCCGCCTACTGTTGCCGGAGCAGTTCTTGCCCCATTCGCTACGGTATGGCTCGAATTGATTAATAATGCCGCCGGAGCCGGCATGGGAACGAGCGGCCTTGTCGGCCAAATCATGACATTTTCTGTAATGGGCTTTTCTTGGGATATTTTTTTGGCAGTAATCCTTTTGCATTTCGTTGGACCTGCTGTCATCAGTCTGATACTATCTGAATGGATGAGGAAAAAAGGCTGGATCAAATTCGGCGATATGAAAATTGATTATTAA